A genomic stretch from Candidatus Neomarinimicrobiota bacterium includes:
- a CDS encoding DUF4954 family protein, translating into MLYRKLKSQEIGRLKKQGCSAESWETILVHERFTPERIHNVRFQGKVSLGIFTEDLTLPDRGRHPAGLWNSTLKDCTIGDNALICNVQNLCRYEISHHAVVDSVQSLAVTGETRFGNGTEIEVLNEGGGRELLIYDKLSAQIAYMLAHFRHHDALMEKLQTLIRNYCNEKTCTTGYVGPYAQIRNCQVLRNMEIGEGAEVLGALLLEEGSLAGCREDPVKIGSGVIAKHFIVQSGSHIRDGVLLDKCFVGQGVRLGKQYSAEGSAFFANCEGFHGEAVSVFGGPYTVTHHKSTLMIAGMFSFYNAGSGTNQSNHMYKLGPLHQGILERGVKTGSLSYMLWPCRVGAFSVVTGKHTGNFDAADFPFSYITAEAGKSQLTPAMNLFTVGTRRDSEKWPARDRRKDPRKFDQIHFDLFNPRTIGKVLNAISILQELNEKSRKEQEFVSYKGLVIKRLLLRTGVKYYKIAVAIYLGEILLKLLNHEKTGKTLREVFTEISENSGDSPEKWFDLAGMLVSEKGLNRCIDTICRDDTDSVEALLAILQNTAANYKKDNLRWWAQVVRQTFGKYPENLNRDQLKLILEDWKKNILKLNNMILKDAEKEFDPTSRIGYGPDGDETIQQKDFESVRGSYDENKFVKALRNENEKVETRFQQALKKL; encoded by the coding sequence ATGTTATATCGTAAACTCAAATCACAGGAAATCGGTCGTCTGAAAAAGCAGGGATGCTCCGCCGAATCCTGGGAAACCATTCTGGTTCATGAGCGCTTTACCCCGGAACGGATCCACAATGTCCGTTTTCAGGGAAAGGTGAGTCTCGGGATTTTTACTGAGGATCTTACCCTTCCGGACCGGGGAAGGCATCCTGCAGGTCTTTGGAATAGTACTTTGAAAGACTGCACTATCGGGGATAATGCCCTGATTTGCAATGTTCAGAATCTGTGCCGGTATGAGATTTCTCATCACGCTGTTGTGGATTCGGTACAATCTTTGGCGGTGACAGGTGAAACCAGGTTTGGAAACGGGACGGAAATCGAGGTTCTCAATGAAGGCGGAGGTCGGGAGTTACTTATATACGACAAGCTCTCTGCACAAATTGCCTACATGCTGGCCCATTTTCGTCATCATGATGCTTTAATGGAAAAGCTGCAAACCCTGATCCGAAATTACTGCAACGAAAAAACCTGCACCACGGGTTATGTGGGACCTTATGCCCAAATCCGGAACTGCCAGGTATTACGAAACATGGAAATCGGTGAAGGAGCTGAAGTCCTGGGAGCTCTCCTCCTGGAAGAGGGATCCCTGGCAGGATGCCGGGAAGATCCTGTGAAAATCGGTTCCGGCGTTATAGCCAAACACTTTATCGTGCAATCAGGATCCCATATCCGGGATGGGGTGCTGCTGGATAAGTGTTTTGTGGGACAGGGTGTCCGCCTGGGTAAGCAGTATTCTGCAGAAGGATCGGCTTTCTTTGCCAATTGTGAGGGATTCCACGGAGAAGCCGTCAGTGTCTTCGGCGGACCTTACACCGTCACCCATCACAAATCAACACTCATGATTGCCGGTATGTTTTCCTTTTACAATGCAGGAAGCGGAACCAATCAAAGCAATCACATGTACAAACTGGGCCCATTGCATCAGGGAATCCTGGAACGCGGTGTCAAAACCGGTTCACTCTCCTATATGCTCTGGCCCTGCAGGGTCGGTGCCTTCAGTGTGGTGACGGGAAAACACACGGGGAATTTTGATGCCGCAGATTTTCCCTTCTCCTATATCACAGCCGAAGCGGGAAAAAGCCAGCTTACTCCCGCCATGAATCTCTTTACCGTGGGAACCCGGCGGGATAGTGAAAAATGGCCGGCGCGTGACCGCCGTAAAGATCCCCGGAAGTTCGATCAGATCCATTTTGATCTCTTCAATCCCCGAACCATCGGCAAAGTTTTAAATGCCATTTCAATCCTCCAGGAGCTGAATGAAAAAAGCAGAAAAGAACAGGAATTTGTCTCTTACAAGGGGTTGGTCATTAAACGGCTGTTGTTGAGAACAGGCGTCAAATACTACAAAATAGCGGTGGCCATTTACCTGGGAGAAATCCTGTTGAAGCTTTTGAATCATGAAAAGACAGGGAAAACACTCAGGGAAGTTTTTACGGAAATATCAGAGAATTCTGGTGACTCACCCGAAAAATGGTTTGATCTGGCTGGAATGCTGGTATCAGAAAAAGGTCTGAACAGATGTATTGATACGATATGCCGTGACGATACAGATTCAGTTGAAGCACTGCTTGCCATCCTGCAGAATACAGCCGCAAATTATAAAAAAGACAATCTGAGATGGTGGGCACAGGTCGTTAGGCAAACATTCGGAAAGTATCCGGAAAATCTGAATCGGGACCAGCTGAAGCTGATTCTGGAAGATTGGAAGAAGAATATTCTGAAACTGAACAACATGATTCTGAAGGATGCAGAAAAGGAATTTGATCCCACAAGCCGCATCGGCTACGGTCCGGATGGTGATGAAACGATTCAGCAGAAGGATTTCGAATCGGTTCGCGGAAGTTATGACGAAAACAAATTCGTAAAAGCGCTCCGAAATGAAAATGAAAAAGTGGAAACCCGTTTTCAGCAGGCACTAAAAAAACTATGA